In Dromiciops gliroides isolate mDroGli1 chromosome X, mDroGli1.pri, whole genome shotgun sequence, the genomic window caacaaacctgataaaattgataaaattaaaatgatcttaTCTGCCATGACCTGACTAAATTTTTATACTATAATGAAATTCGACTTGTGGCCATTCCCCTAATACAAATTCTACTTGACTTTATAATTGACAGTGAGCTAGTGAGGAAATGGTAGCTATATATGAGCAGTGATTTTATTTGAAAAGGTAAATCATCATCCAAAAAGAGTTAGTAAACACCTAGTATGTATAGGGCGTTGTTCCAGGAGTTGGAGaaattgtgtttatataataGAGATTCCCTTCCCTTGATGGATAAAATTAATAATGATTAAAGACTTcatattaaaacaactatgaggtaccacctcccaCCTACCAGACTATCTaaggtgacagaaaaggaaaatgacaaatgctggaggggatgtgggaaaataggaacaCTCACACattattgatggagctgtgaactggtccagctcTTATAGAGAACTATTTGGTaatattcccaaagggctataaaaatgtgaatgggggggggacagctaggtggcacagtggataaagcaccggccttggattcaggaggacctgagttcaaatccaacctcagatacttgacacttactagctgtgtgaccctgggcaagtcgcttaaccctcattgcccagcgcaaaaacaaaacaaaaatgtgaataagtactctttgacccagcaacaatCTAGcactagtaggtctatatcccaaagtgacccaagaaaaaaggataaaggcccatatattaaaaaaatatttatgccagctctttttgtggtggcaaagaattgaaattggggggggggatgctcATTAGTTCAGGCCTGAACAgtttgtagtatatgaatgcaatggaatattattgaggaatgagaaatgatgaagggggaatggttttagaaaagcctgggaagacttgcaggaactaatgcagagtgaaaggagcagaacttAGGAGAACAAAATttacacaggaacagcaatattataaaaataatcaactatgaaaaacTCAATAACTCtaatcagtacaatgatccatgacagttCCAAAGATCTCATTGATGATacatgctgtccacctccaggaagagaattgatggactcagtgcagactgaagcacattttctttttctttttcttttctttctacagggttaatgagggaatttgttttgcatgactatacatatttgtaatgggtttcaCATTTTTTGCCTTCATGATAGGTGGGGAAGTTAGTGGAAGGGGAGTAAAatctagaactgaaaataaaattgaatttaaaaaatggagtTAGAAGCCAGATTATCTAGTTaacaagagagaggagaggaaatggaggcatttATTATAGACAGATTTTTCTAGGAGCATGCCCATGAAAAggagaaataggggcagctaggtggcagtggataaagctctggccctggattcaagaggacttgagttcaaatctagcctcagacactagccatgtgaccctgggcaagtcacttaaccctcattgccccgggcaaaaaaaaaaaaaaaaggaggaagaataaaGGACAACAGTTAACAGGGATTATTGAGTCTAGTACAGGGTATTTTAAATTAGGCCTAGAGACAGTTGATGGATGGGCAGCAAATTTAGGTGAGAGGCCCAAGTGGGTGGAGTGATTTCTCTAAATCTTGTGGGAGCCATTGGTGATAGGAAGTGGTACAATAGCGCCACCTACTACTCTCTGTCCATCTTGCAGCCGGGGCACTTGCTTTGAACCTCCAACGTGGTCGAAGGCGTCGAAGCTGCTGGGCCAAACTTCCATAGATCTGCAGTAGAACTCATTGTATCAGCTGCGGCGGCCGATCTCCAGGGTTCTCGGGACTCACTAGGGTAATCTTGACTCTCATTTGACATTGGGTGCCACCGTCTCTGGTTCCTGGACACTTGGGCCTAGTGGGTGAGTCGTGCCCCGACCCATCTCCTCCTCAGCATCCCAGGGGTCCCCCTCACTTCACACTTGCAGCATGgccagtagcagcagcagctgcagcagtaATATACTCAGCTCCGAGTTCATTGTTGGAGGGAAATATAAACTGATCCGGAAAATCGGGGCAGGTTCCTTCGGGGACATCTATCTGGCTGTCAATATCACCAATAATGAAGAATTGGCTGTGAAGCTAGAATCGCAGAAGGCCAGGCACCCCCAACTGTTGTATGAGAGCAGGCTCTATAAGCTTCTGCAGGGCGGGATGGGCATCCCCCGAACCCGTTGGTATGGTCAGGAGAAGGAATATAATGTCCTTGTCATGGATCTTCTTGGACCTAGCCTTGAAGACCTTTTCAATTTCTGTTCCCGGAAGTTCACTCTGAAAACCGTGCTGATGTTGGCTGACCAGATGATTAGCAGAATTGAATATGTGCATACGAAGAGCTTTATACACAGAGACATTAAACCAGACAACTTCTTGATGGGTATTGGGCGTCCTCGCAACAGGGCCGGAgctggagggaagagaaaaagaggcccAGCAGCTGCTAATAGGAATCAAGACCCGTCTTTTACAGGATTGAACCAGTTATTCCTTATTGACTTTGGTTTGGCGAAACGGTACCGAGATAACAGAACCAAACAGCACATACCCTACAGGGAAGATAAAAATTTCACCGGCACCGCCCGGTATGCCAGCATCAACGCGCACCTTGGCATTGAGCAGAGCCGTCGGGATGATGTGGAGTCCCTAGGTTACGTCTTGATGTATTTCAACAGGAGCAGCCTGCCCTGGCAAGGAATAAAGGCTGCAACCAAGAAGCAGAAGTATGAAAAGATCATTGAAAAGAAGATGTCCATCCCTGTCGATGTTCTGTGCCAGGGCTTTCCAGCAGAATTTGCCATGTATCTCAACTACTGCCGTGGCCTTCGCTTCGAAGAAGCACCTGATTACATGTACCTCAGGCAGCTCTTTCGTATTCTCTTCAGAAGCCTCAACTACAAGTACGACTTCCTGTTTGATTGGACACTGTTGAAGCAGAAAGCAGAGCAAGAGCAGGCAGCCTCTTCCTCCGAGCAGGGTCAGCAGACACAGCCCCCGCCAGCACCCAAAGTCACTAGAACAAGAAGAATAGTAACAAGAAGAATTTCCAAGCAGGAAGAGCAACAGATGAAGTAAAGCTGATGATCCAGAGTTCAACTCCTTATTCCCCAAATTCAGAACTTTGAGTTCATATGTCTACTTGCCAAGTGGTTGTGAGCAACCATTTCCTTGTTGAAACTTCATTTCAGCATAAATTGGCTGGTCAGCATTAGTGATGAGTTATAGCCACTGTAATTGTTAATATTGCATTAACTATAAATGTTAATACTGAGATAGTGAAACATGGTTCTAGttttctattgcatttttttttctagtgaaaaGTTAACTAAATGTTTGACGTACAGATGGTGGAAAATTGTGCAGATGACAATTTGgggatattttttattttgaactgtACTGTTTTGAGATCTTGTTTCAGAAGTATAGCATCAAGTTTTCAACTACAGTTGTTATAATTGTAAATGCTCATAATTGTGCACTCTTAGGGTATTTCCCCTCCTTGGTGTTTCAAAGTTGTAAACGTAAACATTCTTAAAATTGTTGACTTCAATGTGCAAGCCAGCTGACAGGGTAGCAACCAAAGATTCCAGTTTTTAAGCATATGAAAGACTGTGCCTGCTTACTGTGCTAGAAATAACAGCATTTAAAgtgaagatttcagaaaaatcttagTGACTACTAGATTATCTTTAGGATTCTGCATTAAGTCTAATGTtcttggtttaaaaaagaaaagcaatatgtTTGTCCCAGAAATTTAGTTAACATCTTAGAACTGAACATATGTGCAAGTTGCTTAGATAAATGTAAGTACTGTGAACATCTCTATGACCTgggattttgttttgattttgaaactgaaaattatttgctgtaaggaaaatactttaaaaaagaaagaaatgctttgcTAATTTACTATAGAATCAATATCTCTTCAATGTTTAAATAAAGTGTTTCTTGACAATTGTTGAATAAATCATTCCTTTGCAAATCATTTTCTATTTAGTGTTATGTCTTTTTTAGatcttgaaaaaaattgaagggcaTAGGAGATGGGCAAATTAgccagtagacaaggagagattgaaaatgagGTGGGGGTGGCAGGGGAAGAGAGGGATGATGGATTGGGGAAACATCTGGAGAAGAAGGGAATGGATGTGATCAAGGTCATATGTCAAAGGGTAGGCCttgttggggagaagggaaggggcccCTTCTTCATGTGAGAGAggggtgaaggagaaaagagtGTGTACCAATCTCGGGGGTATGagatgaagaaaaggggaaaaatggagtTCATGGTAAATGCCCTCTATCTCCCTAATATAGTAAAAGGTTGGGTCCTTTCCTGAGAGGGTGGGGTCAGAGAATGCCACAGaagactggagaaaagaaaacaagagaaaaagggGATAAAGTCAGAGATTATAAGTTAACAGGAttcaaagaatggaaggaagatcCAAATTTTGTATGGCCGAGATGCAGACATAAGACCATCCAGGAAGGAGATCTCATCTACAGGAAGGCATCTGAAAAGTATCTGGAATTTGGAGAGACTTTTCAACCGGTAACTCACACCAAGATCTACTGAGGTAAGTTACTGGCATCAGTCACTAGAAGGTGGCTATACCAGTGGGAGGAGGGAACAGGCATGGCATCACCAAGTTACAGAGTTAGTTAAGCTGTGACTGAAATTAAGGTCTCCCAATTCTTAGCCGAAGGATCATTCTGTTATAGCATACTGACTCTTGATACTAAAATGCCTGAGCTAGAATTCTGTAGGTCCTGGGGActgtttttacattgccttcaTTTTTGAAtgtatcttttctctctctcccccaacccctaccccaggCAGTGAAGCATCCATTTTAACAAGATTTAAAGATGGGTGGGGTAGGGTGCCAAGCAGTTCAGCCAAACCTACAGAAGTGTAAACCACCTCTGACAGGACAATCGATATTCTAAGACCATAgcccctcacctctgcaaagaaggcaAGAAgatgcattttctcaactctcaGGTAAAGTTTGGCCAGTTCTTGTtgtcatttatatttttgcagTCATTGAAgtctttttctggttctgtttacttcacttcaCCAAATACTAAAAAAGcctcccatgtttctctaaattcttaaTATTCCTTATTTACAGAGAATTACTAATACGCCATTTTATTAACGGACCACAGTTGGTTTAGttattcttcaaatattttgGTGTTATAAGAGACATGCCTAACAGGAGGATCTCTGGGTAAAAAGGTATGGACATTTCAAGTCATTTTTTTATTAgtctaattccaaattgttccccagagTGGTTGGACGAATTCTTAGCTCCATCAACCATATGGAGCCAAAGGGCCTCTCCAATATTCACTATTGCCAACTTCGCTAccctttgccaatttgatgagtgtcagctaaaatctcagaattgtttccatttgcatttttgaaaaatagatttttagatttttttttgcttttatatctctCAGATTTCCCTTGTACCCCTCCATCTCTACCCTTCTACCCTTCCAGAGAGCCATTACTTAGAACAGTGAATTTTTTAAGAGATctttagaggaagaagaggggggaaatcaggaaaagtgATTAACGCATCCCTCATCTGCCAaaatatgcagtgttccacatctACAGACCCCAACCTTTACAAAGTGGTAGGGGAGGTATCTTCTCATCTCTCATTTTTGGAGCTTagcttgttttttattattttgcagcaTTAATTTTGGATAGGTTTGCAGTTGttactctttccatttacatatttatagtgatttctcatatttttcctagctctatttCCTTTACTTCTGATCAATTCATGTAACTTAGCTAGATTCTctaaattcattattttcattgttttttatagctcaataatattccattgcattcgaTAACGTGATTTTTTAAAGCCATTCTGTAATCAGTGGCCATTTAGCTTTTATGTATCTGCTACTTCAACAAGTACAGCTATAAGTATTTTCATATCTATGGGGCACTTCTTTTTTGGAGTATATGCCTTAGAGTGGAATCTCAGTGTCCTGGCCACTATCTCCTGCCGGTTtatttgttttctagaatggttgtcCTAATTCAGAACTCCAAAAACAATATCTTAGTGTGCTTGTCTTCCTCCAACCCCTCCAACACTGATTATTCCCTTCTTTTGTTGTCTTTGCCACTTTGCTGTGCTGGAGGTGAAACAGGAGGGATGCTTCTGATTTGCAtatcttttaattttagtgaTTTGGATCATTCATCCATGTAATTATTAATAGTCTGTCATTCTACCTTTgagaactgtctgttcatatcctttaaacaCTTCTTCGTTGAGGAATGACGTTTGGtttgaaatatttgttaattatcTACTTACTTagctatcccttgtttggttaagaattcatctccttgagcagaaccagaagaacattatacacagtatcatcaacattatgtgttgatcaactgtgagagactagattcttctcaccaatacaacggtacaagatagttccaaaggactcatgatggaaaaggctctccaaatccagaaaaaaaggaactgtggaatatggatgctgattggaccatactattagaaatgtttaatgttttatatatataatctatatcagattacctcctgtctaggggaggagggagggagaaaaatttgaaatttgaaatcttatataaacaaatattgaaaactatctctacatgtaactagaaaataataaaatacttttgttaaaaataaataaataaataaggaaactgaaaaaaaaaacaaacaaacaaaaaaagaattcatctcCTACCTGGAGCTGTGAAGGGTGTGTGATGtgctttatttctaatttttaatgatatGTTCTGGATATTCAGGTTATGTAACCATAAGAGGTTGGTCTAAGCATAAGTTATCCCAGAAGGGATGATCTAATAAGGATTTTATTCCGAAGTAAATTATGTTTGATGGTTTATCAAACCCTGGGTGATCCAGTCcaattgtttttaattctttgttccattgatctacttttctgttttttaccaGTACCAAGTGGTTTTTATGAtggctgctttataatatagcttgagGCCTTCAAGTACTATTCCCCccatattattcccttttattcTAGAACTCTTTCCCCTCCAAATGAAGTGTcttattgttttatttaacttTGTAGAATATCTtattggtagtttgattggtatagcattaaaaatgtaaattggctTTGGTAAATGGATTCCTaaatattttccacattttataGCTATTTTGAATGGCATTcccatgttattattattgagacattctgttatttttgtgggtttattttgtagcttgcaactttgctgaaacTATTAATTTTCTCAGTTAGTTTAGTTGTTGATTCCCTGGTATTTTCTAAGTAAAACTATTTTGTCAGCAAATATAAATAGTTTTGCCTCATCTTTATCATTCCTCATACTTTTAATTCGCTTTTGTTGTGATTATTGTGATTGTtggcatttctatttttatatcaaataacagtagggagagagggaatctTTGCTTTATTCCTGTACTGATTGGGAATGTTCCTGgtataattctattttatttgatGCTTGCCTTTGGTCAGttattcagcaagcatttcttaagctttatatggcaggcactgtgctaagagctagggctaaaaagaaaggcaaaaacaggcccaactttcaaggagctcacattctaattgaaagtatatacatacacgttTGTGTgcgtatacacatacacatatatatacatatgcacacacatatacacacacatatacacaaatatataagggGAGAaattttcttgtagaaggtgggtttTTGACTGacacttgagggaagccaggaggaagatTTAACGAAGAAGAACATTTCAGTCATGaaggacaaccagtgaaaatgcatgaagTTGGGGAGATAGAGTATATTAAGAACAGTAAAAACATCAGTGTCACCAGATtatagagtatgtggagggaagattggaaaggtagtgAAGGGATTAGGTTATGAAACCAAAGAGTATTTTGAGTGGGGGaatgggtgacatggtcagactatatttagaaagatcactttggtagATAAGTGGATGGAAGACTGGACTGGGAAGAAACTTAAGGCAAGCAGAGAGAAAACCAGAAGATAGAGGAAGATGCATAGTGGGGTTGGTTTTAGATCGATACATTTATGATATTAACGTTTTTTAACATGTCTCTGCCTGTATtttttgtaggattttttttttggtgagacaattgaggttaagttacttgcccacagtcatacagctagtaagtttcaagtgtctgagtccagatttgaactcaggtcctcctgaatccagggccagtgctttatccactgtgcacctaactgcccctattttgtaggatttttaaaaaaatgcatatttgAGTGTTGtagtttttcaaagtttttttttttatatcttcagATAGTCATGTGGTTTGGGatgtatttgtttttaacattccaTTATGTTGATtcttcctaatgttgaaccatccttatATCCTAGTATGAATTGATCTTGGTTATAAATGTTGTAATATTTTGGACAAAATTTTATGTAAAATCCTAAAATGATATTTATTAAAGATACTGGTTTCTGATTCTCTTTTTTAGCTGTGTTCTTCTATGGTATAAGCATTAGGATTATATTTGTGTTATACAAGAACTTTAGTAGGAtgatttctttcccagtttttgaGTAGTATTTGTATAGTATAAGTATTAATTAATAtctaaaagtttgatagaattcttctGTAAATCCATACAGAAAGATACCTTTAGTCATTTCTTTACATGtagttctattttctcttccgAGATTATATTATTTTAAGGGCATAGGGATAGTgtgggggagaggataagggagggacttttagaaggGTGGGTAGGTCAAGGTAATGTGTAGAAGTAAAGTAGAGCAGTGagcagtgaggaggaatagggtaaataGGGTGAGGAGGAtagtgaggaaaaaaaggaaggagggaaatacacaagTAATTGTATCttagaatgtgaatggtatgaattTAACCAAAAAAACCGAAAGAAATAGCAGattaaaaatgtgaattcaaCAATAAGTTGCTTTTaggaaacattataaaaattagagtcacataaagataaaataaagtgcaggagtagaatttattatggaaAAAGTAGGgatagcaatcataatctcagacaaattcaattaaaatagttttaatcaAAAGAGGGACTGCACTATGTGTCAGCTATattattttagacttttaaaaataactagatACTATAGAATACTTGAGCATATACCTTCTAATGCAGACAcatgaactatatgaacataaacataaaacatttttatacaaataaactcagatccaaataattgttCATGGGTCGGTAAAGCCATATATAATTTTTAGAAATGACAGTTTTGCCTAACTAATCAACTTATTTAATGTCATCCCAATTAagttactaaaaatattttactgagttagaaaaaaaataataacaaagttcatttagaagaacaaaaggtcaggaacttcaaagaaaccaggggaaaagatgtaaaggaagtaGATTCATCAGTAACAGaccttaaaatatattataagagTATAGTTGAAGTTACACTTCAactataattttgattattttaaattcacattttcttgtataaattaaataaaactgatgcagccaagaatagaaggaatgtagAAAATTGGAGAAAAGCTTTCACATGCAATCTCTCAGATAGAATGATTGGGTTGGAATATTACTTTGAAGAGTGGGTTGATTTAGAAAAGCATCAAAAGACTTggacttgtgaaggaagatgctgtctaccttcagagaaacaggTGACAAGTGGAAATAACCATAGTATGgtcttaaatatatatgtatgagtatatatgtgtatacttataGATATctaagcatatgtatatatgtacatgtatatatatgtatgtgtgtatgtgtatatatatatgtatgtgtgtatgtgtgtgtatatatatatatatatatatatatatatatatatatatacacacacacacacacacacatatgcttaaTTGAagactgggtaagtcacttcatctctgtttgcctcaatgaggataatgacagcatctaccttgcagggcagttgtgaggatcaagtgaaataataattataagccacgtagcacagta contains:
- the LOC122733707 gene encoding casein kinase I-like; translated protein: MASSSSSCSSNILSSEFIVGGKYKLIRKIGAGSFGDIYLAVNITNNEELAVKLESQKARHPQLLYESRLYKLLQGGMGIPRTRWYGQEKEYNVLVMDLLGPSLEDLFNFCSRKFTLKTVLMLADQMISRIEYVHTKSFIHRDIKPDNFLMGIGRPRNRAGAGGKRKRGPAAANRNQDPSFTGLNQLFLIDFGLAKRYRDNRTKQHIPYREDKNFTGTARYASINAHLGIEQSRRDDVESLGYVLMYFNRSSLPWQGIKAATKKQKYEKIIEKKMSIPVDVLCQGFPAEFAMYLNYCRGLRFEEAPDYMYLRQLFRILFRSLNYKYDFLFDWTLLKQKAEQEQAASSSEQGQQTQPPPAPKVTRTRRIVTRRISKQEEQQMK